Below is a window of Streptobacillus ratti DNA.
AAGATTCAGGAGTAATGGTTGAATTAGGACTTGCAATTGCACATAATAAAAAGATTATTGCAATAAATTCAGATATTAGACTTAAATCAGCAAATAAATATGATATACCAAGTTATGCAATGAATCATTTTGTACTTGGTGGAATACTAAAATATGGTGTTTTAGTTTATTCATTTGAAGAAGCAATGAAAGAGTTAGAAAAATATGATAAATAGTATTGTTATAAATAAGAGAAGAATTGCATTTTTTCTTACAATGATAGGTGGTTTTTTAGAAATTTATTCATATTTATTGTTAGGAAAAGTATTTGCTACAACTATTACTGGAAATTTAGTATTAATGGTTTTTAATTTGAAAAGATTTGAATTAAGTAATGTTACTAAATATGTAGTTCCAATAATATTTTTTTGTTTTGGTGTTTTAATCGCAGAAAAAATTAAATCAAAAATTACAATTAAATTTTCTAAATTAGTAATATTTTTAGAAATATTAATTTTATTATTTATACCTTTTATAGGTTTACAGTTAATTGCTGTATCTTTGATAGCTTTTATATCAGGAATACAAATACAAACATTTAGAAGAATTTCAGATAATGTATACATGTCTACTATGTGTACAGGTAATACTAGAGCATTGGTTGAAGCTTTAGCTAATGGGAAAAAACAAGATATTAAAGATTATTTTGTTGTAGTTAGTGGTTTTCTATCAGGTGCTTTATTAGGAGATATTAGTATAATATTTTTAGATAAATTTTCAATATATGTTTGTGTTTTAATATTGTTATTAATATTATATATTATAGAGAGAGTGGGAAAAAATGAAATTATCAGATAAAGTTTTAGGAATGCAATATTCACCTATAAGAAAATTTGTACCTTTTGCTGATAAAGCAAAAAAAGATGGTGTAAAAATATTTGAATTTCATATAGGTCAACCAGATGTTAAAACTCCTGATTCTTTTTTTAATGGAGTTACAAAATATCAAGAAAAAATAATTAAATATACAAATTCACAAGGGTTAGAAGAATTACTTGATGCTTTTGTTGAATATTATTCAAGATACAATCTTAAAATTTCTAAAAATGAAATTTTAGTAACTAATGGTGGTAGTGAGGCATTACAGTTTGCAATTAATACAATATGTAATAAAGATGATGAAGTATTAGTTCCAGAGCCATATTATTCAAATTATGATTCTTTTTTAAGAATAGCAGATGCTAAATTAGTTCCTATAGTTACAAAGATAGAAGAGGGATATAGATTACCGAGTTATGAGGAAATGAAGAAATTAATTACACCTAAAACTAAGGCTATATTGTTTTCTAATCCATCTAATCCAACTGGTGTTGTATTAAATGAAAGAGAAATAGAAGATATAAAGAGGTTAGCATTAGAATTTGATTTATTTATTATTTCTGATGAAGTATATAGACAGTTTATATATGATGTTGATACAAAATTTAAATCATTTTTAAGTTTTGAGGACATCTCAGATAGAGTAATAATGATAGATAGTATATCTAAGCATTATAGTGCATGTGGAGCTAGAATAGGAATACTTGCATCGAGAAATAAGGATATTATTTCTCAATCTTTAAAATTCTGTCAAGCAAGATTATCTGTTTCAACTATAGAGCAGTATGCTAGTGCAAATCTTGTAAGAGGAATTGATGTATATATAGATGATGTTAGAGCAGAGTATAAGAAAAGAAGAGATTTAATGTATGAAAAATTAAGTTTAATAGAGGGTGTAAAAGCAAATAAACCAGATGCAGCTTTCTATATTTTTGCCTCACTTCCTGTTGAAGATACCGAAGAATTTAATAAGTGGTTATTATGTGATTTTAGACATAATGGAAAAACTTTAATGTTTGCCTCAGGTAGTGGATTTTATGCAAGTGAACATAGAAACTTAGGTAAAAATGAATTAAGATTTTCTTTCTGTGGGAATAATCTTAGAGAAATTGAAGAGGGTATAAATTTATTAGAAATAGCATTAAAGGAATATAATGGGAAATAGAAAAAATGGATATTTATTAGAAATATCATATAAGGGTAAGAAATTTTATTGTTTTGATGAAATTAAGGATAAAAAAACAGTAAAAGGTGTACTTAAAGAATATATTTTATCAAAAGGAATAAAGATATATAAGGGATTACAACAAGCTGGTAGAACAGATGCAAGGGTATCAGCATATTCAAATTATATTTATTTTATAGCTGATGATTTTGACTTAAATATACTTGATATAGATGTAGATATTCAAGGATTAAAAATTAAAAATGTTATAAAGACAAGAAATGATATAGTTTTACCAGATATTGTTGAAAAAAGAATATATATCTATTTTTACCCTAAGAAATTTTTAAATGTTGATGAGGAAACTATATTAAAAAGATGTGAAGAAGTTAGTGGATATAAGGATTTTTCAGAATTTACAAATCATAAGGGGTTAAAACTAAAAAATCATTTTAGAGATATTAAAGTAACCTATATAGAAGATAGGCTTTATTTTGAGGGTAATTCTTTTATGCCACAACAAGTTAGAAGAATGAGTGGATATATTTTAAAAGGAAAAAAAGAAC
It encodes the following:
- a CDS encoding YoaK family protein yields the protein MINSIVINKRRIAFFLTMIGGFLEIYSYLLLGKVFATTITGNLVLMVFNLKRFELSNVTKYVVPIIFFCFGVLIAEKIKSKITIKFSKLVIFLEILILLFIPFIGLQLIAVSLIAFISGIQIQTFRRISDNVYMSTMCTGNTRALVEALANGKKQDIKDYFVVVSGFLSGALLGDISIIFLDKFSIYVCVLILLLILYIIERVGKNEIIR
- a CDS encoding pyridoxal phosphate-dependent aminotransferase; translated protein: MKLSDKVLGMQYSPIRKFVPFADKAKKDGVKIFEFHIGQPDVKTPDSFFNGVTKYQEKIIKYTNSQGLEELLDAFVEYYSRYNLKISKNEILVTNGGSEALQFAINTICNKDDEVLVPEPYYSNYDSFLRIADAKLVPIVTKIEEGYRLPSYEEMKKLITPKTKAILFSNPSNPTGVVLNEREIEDIKRLALEFDLFIISDEVYRQFIYDVDTKFKSFLSFEDISDRVIMIDSISKHYSACGARIGILASRNKDIISQSLKFCQARLSVSTIEQYASANLVRGIDVYIDDVRAEYKKRRDLMYEKLSLIEGVKANKPDAAFYIFASLPVEDTEEFNKWLLCDFRHNGKTLMFASGSGFYASEHRNLGKNELRFSFCGNNLREIEEGINLLEIALKEYNGK